In a genomic window of Pseudoxanthomonas sp. Root65:
- a CDS encoding SurA N-terminal domain-containing protein: protein MLQKLRDKTTGWVASLILGLLIIPFAFVGVNEYVTGGTASDVALVEAPPTWWESAPQWWPVSTLWQREEVTQDDFRTAFEQARQQQRQALGDAFDPREFESADNKRKVLEQLIDQKVLALGAKRAGIVVGDAAVQKMIASEPAFQVDGKFSPQQYQLLLASQVPAVSPLQFEEQQRERLRMMLLPQAISDSDFVTEGEQARMWKLLGETRDIGIALLPPVAEDTTPVTDAQIKAWYDSHKSDFKQPEQVSLEYVEINGATLPVTATPDEAALQKRYEAEKSRFMSPEQRVVAHILIAADASADAATQKKAEDKAAALAKQAREGADFAALARANSDDPGSKDAGGELPPFAKDGSMVKPFEDAAFAMQAGEIRGPVKSDFGYHVLQLKQINPGTGRSFEEVRGELAAEEANGERERAYNELAGRVVNETLKNPTALAPAAQATGLPLQKVGPFSRDQPQGIATVPAVLRAAFSDTLVQDGTISDPIEIAPSHSVVIRVAQHTPEQALPLDKARDAVVQAIRTDRQEKAAQAAADALVARVQKGESLATVAAADGLRFNELPGLRRGMPMPTAEANEAIFAAGRPADGKVVAGKVALGDGAYAIFTVNKVTDGAIADMPPEERASMQQQLVQLNGGIATQAYVDALRKRFKVKVFEERL, encoded by the coding sequence ATGCTGCAGAAACTCCGCGACAAAACCACCGGCTGGGTCGCCAGCCTGATCCTGGGTCTGCTGATCATTCCGTTCGCCTTCGTCGGCGTGAACGAATACGTGACCGGCGGCACCGCCAGTGACGTGGCGCTGGTCGAAGCGCCGCCGACATGGTGGGAGTCCGCGCCGCAGTGGTGGCCGGTATCGACCTTGTGGCAGCGCGAAGAGGTCACGCAGGACGATTTCCGCACGGCCTTCGAGCAGGCTCGCCAGCAGCAGCGCCAGGCGCTGGGCGATGCGTTCGATCCGCGCGAGTTCGAGAGCGCCGACAACAAGCGCAAGGTGCTGGAGCAGCTGATCGACCAGAAGGTGCTGGCGCTGGGTGCGAAGCGCGCGGGCATCGTGGTGGGCGACGCCGCCGTGCAGAAGATGATCGCGAGCGAGCCGGCGTTCCAGGTCGATGGCAAGTTCAGCCCCCAGCAGTACCAGCTGTTGCTGGCGTCTCAGGTGCCGGCGGTCTCGCCGCTGCAGTTCGAGGAACAGCAGCGCGAGCGCCTGCGCATGATGCTGTTGCCGCAGGCGATCAGTGATTCCGACTTCGTCACCGAGGGCGAGCAGGCGCGCATGTGGAAGCTGCTCGGTGAGACGCGCGACATTGGCATCGCGCTGTTGCCGCCGGTGGCCGAGGACACGACGCCGGTCACCGATGCGCAGATCAAGGCCTGGTACGACAGCCACAAGAGCGACTTCAAGCAACCCGAGCAGGTCTCGCTGGAGTACGTGGAAATCAACGGCGCCACGTTGCCGGTCACGGCGACGCCCGACGAGGCCGCGCTGCAGAAGCGCTACGAGGCGGAAAAGTCGCGCTTCATGTCGCCGGAGCAGCGCGTGGTCGCGCACATCCTGATCGCGGCGGATGCAAGTGCCGATGCCGCCACGCAGAAGAAGGCCGAAGACAAGGCCGCCGCGCTGGCCAAGCAGGCGCGCGAGGGCGCCGACTTCGCCGCGTTGGCGCGCGCGAATTCCGACGATCCGGGCTCGAAGGATGCCGGTGGCGAACTGCCGCCGTTCGCGAAGGACGGCTCGATGGTCAAGCCTTTCGAGGACGCTGCGTTCGCGATGCAGGCCGGTGAGATCCGCGGCCCGGTCAAGAGCGACTTCGGCTACCACGTGTTGCAGCTGAAGCAGATCAATCCCGGCACCGGTCGCAGCTTCGAGGAAGTGCGCGGCGAACTGGCGGCCGAAGAGGCCAACGGCGAGCGCGAGCGTGCGTACAACGAGCTGGCCGGTCGCGTGGTCAATGAAACGCTGAAGAACCCCACGGCGCTGGCACCGGCGGCCCAAGCCACCGGCCTGCCGCTGCAGAAGGTCGGTCCGTTCTCGCGCGACCAGCCGCAGGGCATCGCGACGGTGCCGGCGGTGTTGCGTGCGGCGTTCTCCGACACGCTGGTACAGGACGGCACGATCAGCGATCCGATCGAGATCGCGCCCAGCCACAGCGTCGTCATCCGCGTCGCCCAGCACACGCCCGAGCAGGCGTTGCCGCTGGACAAGGCGCGCGATGCCGTCGTGCAGGCCATCCGTACGGACCGGCAGGAGAAGGCCGCCCAGGCTGCCGCGGACGCGCTGGTCGCCCGCGTGCAGAAGGGCGAATCGCTGGCGACGGTCGCCGCTGCCGACGGCCTGCGTTTCAACGAACTGCCTGGCCTGCGCCGTGGCATGCCGATGCCGACGGCCGAAGCGAACGAAGCCATCTTCGCCGCGGGTCGTCCGGCGGACGGCAAGGTCGTGGCCGGCAAGGTGGCGCTGGGTGACGGCGCCTATGCGATCTTCACCGTCAACAAGGTGACCGACGGTGCCATCGCGGACATGCCGCCCGAAGAGCGCGCGAGCATGCAGCAGCAGCTGGTGCAGCTCAATGGCGGCATCGCGACGCAGGCCTACGTGGATGCGCTGCGCAAGCGCTTCAAGGTCAAGGTCTTCGAAGAGCGGCTCTGA
- a CDS encoding lytic transglycosylase domain-containing protein, translated as MPHVALAADPPAEAPTAPAAPPLDPAGVPASHQRSGLEIYQRFRDGLADPACDSQATNGRWKKHFSHAPGQLARAEDDLLPLFGYVVDALREAHLPTEYALIPFVESGYKPGVRNPQGPAGLWQFIGITARNQGVPMREGYDGRLSPVDSTQAAIRYLKTLHGMFGGDWRLTVMAYNAGEYRLLQSMRRAGMNARNARPAELPGLSGITYAYVEKLHALACIFQQADDRDAWLRQMDRPVPRLAAHVLPGDATLDAWARQQQQPVALLKRLNPALAGRFSRGTKPIRLLAPTTAGVDDTAADAPPSSTPEAALASTSAGTPRDTRTHTVRRGDSAWTIARRYGITPARLLQVNGLGADAVLRPGMVLKLDSTTD; from the coding sequence ATGCCGCACGTGGCACTCGCCGCCGACCCACCCGCTGAGGCCCCGACCGCACCTGCCGCGCCACCGTTGGACCCCGCCGGTGTACCGGCCAGCCACCAGCGCAGCGGACTGGAGATCTACCAGCGCTTCCGCGACGGACTAGCCGACCCCGCGTGCGACAGCCAGGCCACCAACGGACGCTGGAAAAAGCACTTCAGCCATGCGCCCGGGCAGCTGGCACGCGCCGAGGACGACCTGCTGCCGCTGTTCGGTTACGTGGTCGATGCGCTGCGCGAGGCGCACCTGCCCACCGAGTACGCACTGATTCCGTTCGTGGAAAGCGGCTACAAGCCGGGCGTACGCAATCCGCAGGGCCCGGCCGGGCTGTGGCAATTCATCGGTATCACTGCGCGCAACCAGGGCGTGCCGATGCGCGAAGGCTACGACGGCCGGCTGTCGCCGGTGGATTCCACCCAGGCCGCCATCCGCTACCTCAAGACGCTGCATGGCATGTTCGGGGGCGACTGGCGCCTGACGGTGATGGCCTACAACGCCGGCGAGTACCGCCTGCTGCAGTCCATGCGCCGTGCCGGCATGAACGCACGCAATGCGCGCCCGGCGGAACTGCCGGGGCTGTCGGGCATCACCTACGCCTATGTCGAGAAGCTGCATGCGCTGGCGTGCATCTTCCAGCAGGCCGACGATCGCGATGCCTGGCTCAGACAGATGGATCGGCCGGTGCCGCGCCTGGCGGCGCACGTCCTGCCCGGTGATGCGACCCTCGATGCGTGGGCCAGGCAACAGCAGCAGCCAGTGGCACTGCTCAAGCGCCTCAATCCTGCCCTGGCGGGCCGCTTCAGCCGGGGCACCAAGCCGATCCGGCTGCTGGCGCCGACGACGGCAGGCGTGGACGACACCGCAGCAGACGCACCGCCCTCATCGACACCCGAGGCCGCACTGGCATCGACGTCCGCCGGCACGCCCCGCGATACCCGCACGCACACCGTCAGACGCGGCGACTCCGCCTGGACCATCGCCCGCCGTTACGGCATCACGCCGGCGCGCCTGCTGCAGGTGAACGGACTGGGAGCGGATGCCGTCCTGCGGCCCGGGATGGTGCTGAAGCTGGACAGCACCACGGACTGA
- the gloB gene encoding hydroxyacylglutathione hydrolase, with product MRLLALPAFEDNYIWALVDDEGDALVIDPGDAAPVLAATGNGLWPAAVLVTHHHPDHAGGVAALRARWPTLPVFAPGDDRIPDATERVGDGDVVRVKHWQLSVLGVPGHTRSHIAFHGGGTDGPPHLFCGDTLFSLGCGRLFEGTPPQMLASLERLAALPAASLVCCGHEYTLANGAFASAVDPHNPALRERLQDARVMRQAGRPTLPVTLASEIATNPFLRVDTDAIRAAVSHRLGRAPADRVETFATLRQWKNDFRA from the coding sequence ATGCGCCTGCTCGCCCTGCCCGCCTTCGAGGACAACTACATCTGGGCGCTGGTCGACGACGAGGGCGACGCGCTGGTGATCGATCCCGGCGATGCGGCCCCGGTGCTGGCGGCCACCGGCAACGGCTTGTGGCCGGCGGCGGTGCTGGTGACCCACCACCACCCCGACCATGCCGGCGGCGTCGCCGCCCTGCGCGCGCGCTGGCCGACGCTGCCCGTGTTCGCACCCGGGGACGACCGCATCCCCGACGCCACCGAGCGCGTGGGCGATGGCGATGTGGTGCGGGTGAAGCACTGGCAGCTGTCGGTGCTGGGCGTGCCCGGACATACGCGCAGCCACATCGCCTTCCACGGCGGTGGCACCGACGGCCCACCACACCTGTTCTGCGGCGACACCTTGTTCAGTCTCGGCTGCGGGCGCCTGTTCGAGGGCACCCCGCCGCAGATGCTGGCCTCGCTGGAACGCCTGGCGGCGCTGCCGGCCGCGTCGCTGGTCTGCTGCGGCCATGAGTACACCCTGGCCAATGGCGCGTTCGCCAGCGCCGTGGACCCGCACAATCCGGCGCTGCGCGAACGCCTGCAGGACGCCCGTGTGATGCGCCAGGCCGGTCGCCCCACTCTGCCCGTGACGCTCGCCAGCGAGATCGCGACCAATCCGTTCCTGCGGGTGGACACCGACGCCATCCGCGCGGCGGTGTCCCACCGCCTGGGCCGCGCCCCGGCCGACCGGGTGGAGACGTTCGCGACGCTGCGGCAATGGAAGAACGATTTCCGCGCATGA
- a CDS encoding methyltransferase domain-containing protein, which yields MPAFAFTRQPDALAWFGSGHGGSILASEHARVSQALTSRSPQPWLWVSPLGGDPAHGATPATRGVHLLATATSHRLTGHVRCGLPLPLPTEAVGAIVLQHVLDAGDPQPLLQECARVLEPGGRLWLFVLNPWSPYRLRWRGAGLVPRGLGQWHLQLAAAGLVASQHVLHYGPVWRGVPDAPGHGPAPFRAARLLEAEKRVAGLIPPAPVARAWRAAPAA from the coding sequence ATGCCTGCGTTCGCGTTTACCCGTCAACCCGATGCCCTGGCGTGGTTCGGGTCGGGCCACGGCGGATCGATCCTCGCGTCCGAGCATGCCCGGGTGAGCCAGGCGCTCACCAGCCGGTCCCCGCAGCCCTGGCTGTGGGTGTCGCCGCTGGGGGGGGATCCCGCCCATGGCGCCACACCGGCCACGCGGGGCGTGCACCTGCTGGCCACCGCCACCTCCCACCGTCTGACCGGCCACGTCCGCTGCGGATTGCCGCTGCCGCTGCCCACCGAGGCCGTGGGGGCGATCGTGCTGCAACACGTGCTGGATGCCGGCGACCCGCAGCCGCTGTTGCAGGAGTGCGCGCGGGTGCTCGAACCCGGCGGACGCCTGTGGCTGTTCGTGCTGAATCCGTGGAGCCCCTATCGCCTGCGCTGGCGCGGCGCCGGCCTGGTACCGCGCGGGCTTGGCCAATGGCACCTGCAGCTGGCGGCGGCCGGCCTGGTCGCCTCGCAGCACGTCCTGCACTACGGCCCGGTCTGGCGGGGCGTGCCCGACGCGCCCGGCCATGGACCGGCCCCGTTCCGCGCCGCGCGTCTGCTGGAGGCGGAGAAGCGCGTGGCCGGCCTCATTCCCCCTGCGCCGGTGGCGCGCGCGTGGCGCGCGGCGCCCGCCGCCTGA
- the rnhA gene encoding ribonuclease HI yields the protein MKHVSIHTDGSCLGNPGPGGWAALLRYGEKEREVVGGEAQTTNNRMELMAAIAALEVLTEGCEVTLHIDSQYVRQGITEWMPGWVRRGWKTAGGDPVKNRDLWERLHAATGRHKIDWKWVKGHNGDPDNERVDVLARNAAVRFRHGAVA from the coding sequence ATGAAACACGTCAGCATCCACACCGACGGCTCCTGCCTGGGCAATCCCGGTCCGGGAGGCTGGGCCGCGCTCCTGCGCTATGGCGAGAAGGAGCGCGAAGTCGTCGGCGGCGAAGCGCAGACCACCAACAACCGCATGGAGCTGATGGCCGCCATCGCCGCGCTGGAGGTACTGACCGAAGGTTGCGAGGTCACGCTCCACATCGATTCGCAGTATGTCCGCCAGGGCATCACCGAATGGATGCCGGGCTGGGTGCGGCGCGGCTGGAAGACCGCCGGCGGCGATCCGGTCAAGAACCGCGATCTCTGGGAGCGCCTGCACGCGGCCACCGGCCGCCACAAGATCGACTGGAAGTGGGTGAAGGGCCACAACGGCGACCCCGACAACGAGCGGGTCGACGTGTTGGCACGCAATGCCGCCGTGCGCTTCCGCCACGGGGCGGTGGCGTGA
- a CDS encoding GNAT family N-acetyltransferase, with translation MTVAILPGKVIAETPRLQLHAMSDRDDADAALMLALLNDPAFIRHIADRGVRTLDQARDYLRDGAVRSYAEHGFGMYAIRRRDSGALIGNCGLIRREGLDGPDLGYALLPGHAGQGFAHEAARAVIADAGGRLALTRLRAIVNPDNVASIGLLQKLGFEFDRMIVLPHVAHPLDLFHLHLPTEAAA, from the coding sequence GTGACGGTGGCGATCCTGCCGGGCAAGGTCATCGCCGAGACACCGCGCCTGCAACTCCACGCGATGTCCGATCGCGATGACGCCGATGCCGCGCTGATGCTTGCGCTGCTCAACGATCCCGCCTTCATCCGCCATATCGCCGACCGCGGCGTGCGGACGCTGGATCAGGCGCGCGACTACCTGCGCGACGGTGCCGTGCGCAGCTATGCGGAGCACGGCTTCGGCATGTACGCGATCCGGCGCCGTGACAGCGGCGCCCTGATCGGCAACTGCGGCCTGATCCGCCGCGAGGGCCTGGACGGTCCCGACCTGGGCTACGCGTTGTTGCCCGGGCACGCCGGCCAGGGCTTCGCACATGAGGCGGCACGGGCAGTGATCGCCGATGCCGGCGGCCGGCTCGCCCTCACCCGCCTGCGCGCCATCGTCAATCCGGACAACGTGGCCTCGATCGGCCTGTTGCAGAAACTGGGATTCGAATTCGACAGAATGATTGTGCTGCCGCATGTCGCGCACCCGCTCGACCTGTTCCACCTGCACCTGCCCACGGAAGCCGCCGCCTGA
- the dnaQ gene encoding DNA polymerase III subunit epsilon: protein MRQIILDTETTGLEWKKGNRVVEIGCVELLERRPTGRTYHQYINPQREFEQGAAEVTGLSLEFLSDKPLFAAIADEFLAFIDGAELVIHNAAFDVGFLDYELSRLGEQYGRLADRVTVEDSLLLARQRFPGQRNSLDALCKRLGVDNTHRQLHGALLDAQLLCEVYLNLTAGQREIGFGGAEDAATGTAVAATVSFDPAIAGARPRVTASADELAAHEARLATLRKKAGGRCLWDPPVLEAS from the coding sequence ATGCGACAGATCATCCTCGACACCGAAACCACCGGCCTGGAGTGGAAGAAGGGCAACCGCGTCGTCGAAATCGGCTGCGTGGAACTGCTGGAACGCCGGCCGACCGGTCGAACCTACCACCAGTACATCAACCCTCAGCGCGAGTTCGAGCAGGGTGCGGCGGAGGTGACCGGCCTCAGCCTGGAGTTCCTGTCCGACAAGCCGCTGTTCGCGGCCATCGCCGACGAGTTCCTGGCCTTCATCGACGGTGCCGAACTGGTGATCCACAACGCGGCGTTCGACGTCGGCTTCCTCGATTACGAACTGTCGCGGCTGGGTGAGCAGTACGGCCGGCTGGCCGACCGCGTCACCGTGGAGGATTCGCTGCTGCTGGCGCGGCAGCGCTTCCCAGGCCAGCGCAACTCGCTGGATGCCCTGTGCAAGCGCCTGGGCGTGGACAACACGCACCGTCAGTTGCACGGCGCGTTGCTGGACGCCCAGCTGCTGTGCGAGGTCTATCTCAACCTGACCGCCGGCCAGCGCGAAATCGGCTTCGGCGGGGCCGAGGACGCGGCGACCGGCACGGCGGTGGCGGCGACCGTGTCCTTCGATCCTGCGATTGCAGGCGCGCGTCCGCGCGTCACCGCGTCCGCCGACGAACTGGCGGCGCACGAGGCCCGTCTGGCGACATTGCGTAAGAAGGCCGGCGGCCGCTGCCTGTGGGACCCGCCGGTGCTGGAGGCTTCCTGA
- a CDS encoding PP2C family serine/threonine-protein phosphatase, whose translation MIEFGHISHVGLRRELNEDTYYGDSELGLWLVADGMGGHACGEVASALARETIVREIRDGTPLAQAIRIADEEIIRTSRRRNDTLPMGTTVVAARIQGNRFEVAWVGDSRAYLWREGQLAQLSQDHSYVQELIAQGALTSEQARTHPHRNVVTQALGVTDPNHLNVETMTGELRPGMQLLLCSDGLTEEVDDPSIAATLKHDDCSAQECVDTLIAAALDGGGSDNVTAILVRCH comes from the coding sequence ATGATCGAATTCGGCCACATCTCCCACGTCGGCCTCAGGCGCGAGCTGAACGAAGACACCTACTACGGCGACAGCGAGCTGGGCCTGTGGCTGGTGGCCGACGGCATGGGCGGCCACGCCTGCGGCGAAGTGGCGAGCGCGCTGGCGCGCGAGACCATCGTGCGCGAGATCCGCGACGGCACGCCGCTGGCCCAGGCCATCCGGATCGCCGACGAGGAAATCATCCGCACCTCGCGCCGCCGCAACGACACCCTGCCGATGGGGACCACCGTGGTGGCCGCGCGCATCCAGGGCAACCGCTTCGAGGTGGCCTGGGTCGGCGACAGCCGTGCCTACCTCTGGCGCGAAGGCCAGCTTGCGCAACTGAGCCAGGACCACAGCTACGTGCAGGAGCTGATCGCGCAGGGCGCGCTGACCAGCGAACAGGCGCGCACCCATCCCCACCGCAACGTCGTGACCCAGGCGTTGGGCGTCACGGATCCGAACCACCTCAACGTGGAGACGATGACCGGGGAACTGCGTCCCGGCATGCAGCTGCTGCTGTGCAGCGACGGCCTGACCGAGGAAGTGGACGATCCCAGCATCGCCGCCACGCTCAAGCACGACGACTGCAGCGCACAGGAATGCGTGGATACGCTGATCGCCGCGGCCCTGGACGGCGGCGGGTCGGACAACGTCACCGCCATCCTGGTGCGCTGCCACTGA
- a CDS encoding DUF6165 family protein produces the protein MSEILVPVSFGELLDKIAILQIKSERMSDPAKLAHVRDELSALEKTWMAHPVAGHDIVELRAQLKAVNERLWVIEDDVRLKEKAQAFDDDFVRLARSVYIENDERARIKKAINLALGSSYVEEKSYQDYRAAGTP, from the coding sequence ATGTCCGAGATCCTCGTCCCCGTGTCCTTCGGTGAGCTGCTGGACAAGATCGCCATCCTGCAGATCAAGTCCGAGCGCATGAGCGATCCGGCCAAGCTGGCCCACGTGCGCGACGAGCTGTCCGCGCTGGAGAAGACCTGGATGGCCCACCCGGTCGCCGGGCACGACATCGTCGAGCTGCGCGCGCAGCTCAAAGCCGTCAACGAGCGGCTGTGGGTCATCGAGGACGATGTCCGGCTGAAGGAGAAGGCGCAGGCGTTCGATGACGACTTCGTCCGTCTGGCCCGCAGCGTCTATATCGAGAACGACGAGCGCGCCCGCATCAAGAAGGCCATCAACCTGGCGCTGGGTTCCAGTTACGTGGAAGAGAAGTCGTACCAGGACTATCGGGCCGCCGGCACGCCCTGA
- a CDS encoding glycosyltransferase family 9 protein, translating to MSTIPHSLCLLRLSALGDVTHVVPLVRTLQRHWPQLSLHWVIDKGGFKLLDGLEGVTFHTYDKQTGLAGMRALRRELPGRFDALLQMQVALRANLLSAFIPARRRIGYDRSRSKDLHGLVINERIPDRPGIHVLDAMGSFCEPLGLKQTDVVWDLPVPADAHAWAAAQWPADGKRTLVISPCSSHVRRNWFADRYAAVADHAAAQGWRVVLCGGRSELERQTADAIIAAMQSPALDLVGKDTLKQLPALLARADLVMTPDSGPMHIANAVGAAVLGLHAASNPRRSGPYSSVRYCVDRYDDAARRYKGKPAAELKWGSKIEHDGVMELITVEDGIAAFERRRSDLAD from the coding sequence TTGTCCACGATTCCCCACTCACTGTGCCTGCTGCGCCTGTCCGCCCTCGGTGACGTGACCCATGTCGTGCCGCTGGTGCGCACCCTGCAGCGACACTGGCCGCAACTGTCGCTGCACTGGGTGATCGACAAGGGTGGCTTCAAGCTGCTCGACGGGCTGGAAGGCGTGACCTTCCACACCTACGACAAGCAGACCGGACTGGCCGGCATGCGGGCGCTGCGCCGCGAACTGCCCGGCCGTTTCGATGCCCTGCTGCAGATGCAGGTGGCCCTGCGCGCGAACCTGCTGTCGGCCTTCATCCCGGCGCGCCGCCGGATCGGTTACGACCGCAGCCGCTCCAAGGACCTGCATGGGCTGGTGATCAACGAGCGCATCCCCGACCGTCCCGGCATCCATGTGCTGGACGCGATGGGCAGCTTCTGCGAACCGCTCGGACTGAAACAGACCGACGTGGTGTGGGATCTGCCGGTGCCGGCGGACGCGCACGCGTGGGCCGCCGCGCAGTGGCCTGCCGACGGCAAGCGCACGCTAGTGATCTCGCCCTGTTCCAGCCATGTGCGCCGCAACTGGTTCGCCGACCGTTACGCCGCCGTTGCCGACCACGCTGCCGCGCAAGGCTGGCGCGTGGTGCTGTGCGGCGGCCGCAGCGAACTGGAACGGCAGACGGCCGACGCGATCATCGCCGCCATGCAGTCACCGGCGCTGGACCTCGTCGGCAAGGACACCCTGAAGCAGCTGCCGGCCCTGCTGGCGCGCGCCGACCTGGTGATGACGCCCGACTCCGGCCCCATGCACATCGCCAATGCCGTGGGCGCGGCCGTGCTCGGCCTGCATGCAGCCAGCAACCCGCGGCGCAGCGGTCCCTATTCCAGCGTCCGCTACTGCGTGGACCGCTACGACGATGCCGCGCGCCGCTACAAGGGCAAGCCCGCGGCGGAGCTCAAGTGGGGCAGCAAGATCGAACACGACGGCGTGATGGAACTGATCACCGTGGAAGACGGCATCGCCGCGTTCGAGCGGCGCCGGAGCGACCTGGCGGACTGA
- a CDS encoding 3-deoxy-D-manno-octulosonic acid kinase: MVGFDASESLTPFREGSGYGAILFDRKHLRQADPDWFDPDKWGERARPVDSGGRGSAWFIEAPSSQCVLRHYRRGGFAARFSQDRYLWHGPDRTRSFAEFRLTRALLARGLPVPRPVAASYVRDGMFYRAAILLERLLEVRTLADIAGQAEAQAPWESTGRLVARFHRAGLDHADLNAQNILFDASGHGWLIDFDRGRLRIPATAWREQNLARLRRSLLKLRGKRSVEAVGHDFAHLRRAYDHAWSRGY; encoded by the coding sequence ATGGTCGGTTTTGACGCTTCGGAATCCCTGACGCCGTTCCGCGAAGGCAGCGGATACGGTGCGATTCTGTTCGACCGCAAACACCTGCGGCAAGCGGATCCTGACTGGTTCGACCCGGACAAGTGGGGCGAGCGGGCCCGGCCGGTCGACAGCGGCGGCCGCGGCAGCGCCTGGTTCATCGAGGCGCCGTCCAGCCAGTGCGTACTGCGCCATTACCGGCGTGGCGGGTTCGCCGCGCGCTTCAGCCAGGACCGCTACCTGTGGCACGGGCCGGACCGGACGCGCAGTTTCGCCGAGTTCCGGCTGACCCGCGCGCTGCTGGCGCGCGGACTGCCGGTGCCGCGTCCGGTGGCGGCAAGCTACGTGCGCGACGGCATGTTCTACCGCGCCGCGATCCTGCTGGAACGGCTGTTGGAGGTGCGCACGCTGGCCGACATCGCCGGTCAGGCGGAGGCGCAGGCACCGTGGGAAAGCACCGGCCGGCTGGTGGCGCGCTTCCATCGCGCCGGCCTGGACCATGCCGATCTCAATGCGCAGAACATCCTGTTCGACGCCAGCGGTCATGGCTGGCTGATCGACTTCGACCGTGGCCGGCTGCGCATCCCCGCCACCGCCTGGCGCGAACAGAACCTCGCGCGGCTGCGGCGTTCCCTGCTCAAGTTGCGCGGCAAGCGCAGCGTGGAGGCGGTCGGCCACGACTTCGCCCACCTGCGGCGCGCTTACGACCACGCCTGGTCGCGGGGCTACTGA
- a CDS encoding MBL fold metallo-hydrolase, which translates to MGWTLRFLGVGNAGAVELGSAMATLERDGAPWLTIDCGGEGLTAYQARYGSMPDAVFITHVHLDHVAGMERLFVASYFDATRRGQVRLYVPAALVPVLHQRIASYPNVLAEGGANFWDAFQLIPVGDAFWHDGQRLDVFPVRHHWPDTAFGLRLRGSVVWTGDTRPIPEMLARHADAGEVIAHDCALHGNPSHSGIDDLEREYPAALLARCVLYHYASAADAEALRARGHRVAAAGDGLALATPLPTTLP; encoded by the coding sequence GTGGGCTGGACACTGCGCTTCCTGGGCGTGGGCAATGCCGGGGCCGTCGAGCTCGGCTCGGCGATGGCGACGCTGGAGCGCGACGGTGCGCCATGGCTGACCATCGACTGCGGCGGCGAAGGACTCACCGCCTACCAGGCCCGCTACGGCAGCATGCCCGATGCCGTCTTCATCACCCACGTGCACCTCGACCACGTCGCCGGCATGGAACGGCTGTTCGTGGCGAGTTACTTCGACGCGACGCGACGCGGCCAGGTCCGCCTGTACGTGCCCGCAGCGCTGGTGCCGGTGCTGCACCAGCGCATCGCCAGCTATCCGAACGTGCTGGCCGAAGGGGGCGCGAACTTCTGGGATGCGTTCCAGCTGATCCCGGTGGGCGATGCGTTCTGGCATGACGGGCAGCGGCTCGACGTGTTTCCCGTCCGCCATCACTGGCCGGACACCGCGTTCGGCCTGCGACTGCGCGGCAGCGTGGTGTGGACCGGCGATACGCGGCCCATCCCAGAAATGCTGGCGCGCCATGCCGATGCCGGCGAGGTCATCGCCCACGACTGCGCATTGCATGGCAATCCTTCGCACAGCGGCATCGACGACCTGGAGCGCGAGTATCCGGCCGCGTTGCTGGCCCGCTGCGTGCTCTACCACTACGCCAGTGCGGCCGATGCCGAGGCCCTGCGCGCGCGCGGTCATCGCGTCGCGGCGGCGGGCGATGGGCTTGCGCTCGCCACGCCCTTGCCGACCACGCTGCCATGA